The following proteins are co-located in the Mus caroli chromosome 7, CAROLI_EIJ_v1.1, whole genome shotgun sequence genome:
- the LOC110298785 gene encoding cytochrome c oxidase assembly factor 4 homolog, mitochondrial, producing the protein MSTSVPQGHNWTRPVKKDDDEEDPLDQLITRSGCAASHFAVQECMAQHQDWRQCQPQVQAFRDCMSAQQARRREELQRRKEQASAQH; encoded by the coding sequence ATGTCAACctcagtcccacaaggccataACTGGACCCGCCCAGTGAAGAAGGATGATGATGAGGAAGACCCGCTGGACCAGCTGATCACCCGGTCTGGCTGTGCTGCCTCCCACTTTGCAGTGCAAGAGTGCATGGCCCAGCACCAGGACTGGCGCCAGTGCCAGCCACAAGTGCAGGCCTTCAGGGATTGTATGAGTGCACAGCAGGCAAGACGGAGGGAGGAGCTGCAGAGGAGGAAAGAGCAAGCCAGTGCTCAACACTGA